One genomic window of Bradyrhizobium sp. B124 includes the following:
- a CDS encoding TIGR00366 family protein, translated as MTNATHDQTMNLRKPVADNIMARFSQALVVFAERWFPDAYVFVLIAVIAVAAGAILHGGSPLAVSRAFGDGFWNLIPFTMQMALVAIGGYVVAMSPPVAAVLARLANVPKTGRGAVVFVGMLSIFLSLLNWGLSLIFSGLLVREIARRTDIRLDYRAAGAAGYLGLGCGFTLGITSSAAQLQANAGSIPASLLPITGVIGFSETILTWQNMVTVAMVSVVSAAICYFTTPAPEQAKTAEDLGVALGDDRIEARKPARPGDWLEFSPLLTILIALLAAGWLWQTFQSGNPLITLSGLNTYNFVFLILGIVLHWRPRSLIESFSKAMPSVSGVLLQFPFYAGIAQILTKVPNSSGTTLSDTIAHWFVGASSNSTVFSFLVGIYSALLGFFVPSAGGKWIIEAPYIMKAANDIGAHLGWTVMVYNIAETLPNFINPFWMLPLLGILGLKSKDLIGYTSVQFFIHFPIVMLLAAILMATFTYHPPILP; from the coding sequence ATGACGAATGCAACGCACGACCAGACCATGAACCTGCGAAAACCTGTCGCTGACAACATCATGGCGCGCTTTTCGCAGGCGCTGGTGGTGTTCGCCGAGCGCTGGTTTCCGGATGCGTATGTCTTCGTCCTGATCGCCGTGATCGCGGTTGCCGCAGGCGCGATCCTGCATGGCGGTTCGCCGCTCGCCGTCAGCCGTGCGTTCGGCGATGGGTTCTGGAATCTGATTCCGTTCACGATGCAGATGGCGCTGGTCGCGATCGGTGGCTACGTCGTGGCGATGTCGCCACCGGTCGCGGCCGTGCTGGCGCGGCTCGCGAACGTGCCGAAGACCGGACGCGGCGCGGTGGTTTTTGTCGGGATGCTCAGCATCTTCCTCTCGCTGCTGAACTGGGGCCTGAGCCTGATCTTTTCCGGTCTGCTGGTGCGGGAGATCGCGCGGCGCACGGATATCCGGCTCGATTATCGCGCAGCCGGTGCGGCCGGCTATCTCGGGCTCGGTTGCGGCTTCACCCTCGGCATCACGTCATCGGCCGCGCAGCTCCAGGCCAATGCCGGCAGCATTCCGGCATCGCTTCTGCCGATCACCGGCGTGATCGGTTTCTCGGAAACCATCCTGACCTGGCAGAACATGGTCACCGTCGCGATGGTGAGCGTCGTGTCGGCGGCGATCTGCTATTTCACGACGCCGGCGCCGGAGCAGGCCAAGACGGCGGAAGACCTCGGCGTCGCGCTCGGCGATGATCGCATCGAGGCCAGGAAGCCGGCCCGTCCGGGCGACTGGCTGGAGTTCAGTCCGTTGCTGACGATCCTGATCGCGCTGCTTGCCGCCGGCTGGCTGTGGCAGACGTTCCAGTCGGGCAATCCGCTGATCACGCTGTCGGGGCTCAACACTTATAATTTCGTCTTCCTCATTCTCGGCATTGTGCTGCACTGGCGGCCGCGCAGCCTGATCGAATCCTTTTCCAAGGCGATGCCGAGCGTCTCCGGCGTGCTGTTGCAGTTTCCGTTCTACGCCGGTATCGCGCAAATCCTGACCAAGGTGCCGAACAGCAGCGGCACCACGCTGTCGGACACGATCGCGCACTGGTTCGTCGGCGCCTCCAGCAATTCTACCGTGTTCTCATTCCTGGTCGGAATCTATTCAGCGCTGCTCGGCTTCTTCGTGCCGTCGGCCGGCGGAAAGTGGATCATCGAGGCGCCCTACATCATGAAGGCGGCCAACGACATCGGCGCGCATCTAGGCTGGACGGTGATGGTCTACAACATCGCCGAGACGCTGCCGAACTTCATCAACCCGTTCTGGATGCTGCCGCTGCTCGGCATCCTCGGCCTGAAGTCGAAGGATCTGATCGGCTACACGTCGGTGCAGTTCTTCATCCACTTCCCGATCGTGATGCTGCTGGCCGCGATCCTGATGGCGACCTTCACCTATCACCCGCCGATCCTGCCCTGA
- a CDS encoding molybdopterin-dependent oxidoreductase, which yields MKQRLSGYCTLCRSRCGSVTVVEDGRVVGVEVLNNHPTGGALCAKGRAAPEIVASPRRLTVPLKRTRPRDAADPDWVEVSWDEALTEIADRLGRIRAESGAEAVAFGVTTPSGTPMVDSFEWVERFIRGFGSPNLIYAVEICGWHKDYAHALTFGRGIGFPDYDNADAIILWGHNPARTWLAQATRIADARRRGAKVVVVDPKPNGSGQQADLWLRIRPGADGALAMGAIRHLIATGSFDADFVDAWTNGSLLVDRATGRFLRADALWPDGAPEAFVRLDAQGSPAPCDTRYAPERGGQLRGALSIRARDGRTISAATAFELLTERAAPYTPARVAELTWLRVEDIDAFNALLAARPRLAYHSWTGVGQHTNATAIERAIASLYALTGACDRPGGNRWPVPPPTRPLNDYNILPPEQQAKALGLAELPLGPPAKGWITARDFSRAVLEGEPYRVRALVAFGTNFVVSQGHSERNRAALNALEFQVHVDMFMNPTAESADFVLPASTPWERDALKIGFEITQQAVETVQFRPRMVKPIGEVKADYEIAAALALKLGMGNLFFGGDIKAGWNYQLAPLGIDVEDLREHPEGRRFPQVFRDEKYAITREDGTAAGFATPTRRVEIYSELMLGHGHDPLPDHVEPVGSPLTTAADERFPLVLSTAKSGWFIHSSWRHVASLRRKSPDPAVEISPQLAERRGLVEGDWAVVETQGGAVRLKVRLNAALDARVVVAEFGWWEDCPPLGRDRSATSGILTHNINAVLHDDARDPVSGSVPLRAIVCDIRRDDVASRGVWSGQRRFVVGERMAEADNVIALSLRPLDGGPLPDFLPGQHVMTALPGATEARAYSLTGSGNLPQALSIAVKGRFLNEARGGDAPFFMPDRLHGLAVGDEVLLEPPGGIFTPPLKGPRPLVFLAAGIGITPFISHLETLQQVAQQDRVAEVLLLHGCRSSREHPFAQRLAELEAYTPELTRMTFYSAPLAQDPVDAHSLRKGRVDLEQVKPLLARRPLVYICGSPDFVTAQIEAAVVLGIPRFDIFAESFVSPPSVPSDLAPRTIRLAGSKQSFSWGPEQGTLLDAASAAGVALPSGCRVGQCESCAVEVVDGEFTHLGPVDASEGQCLTCQAVPLTDLTLAL from the coding sequence GTGAAACAGCGGCTATCCGGCTATTGCACACTTTGTCGCTCGCGCTGCGGTTCCGTCACCGTGGTCGAGGACGGACGCGTTGTCGGCGTGGAGGTATTAAATAACCACCCGACCGGCGGCGCGCTTTGCGCCAAGGGCCGGGCCGCCCCCGAAATCGTCGCCAGCCCGCGTCGTCTGACCGTGCCCTTGAAGCGGACCCGGCCGCGTGATGCCGCCGATCCGGACTGGGTCGAGGTGTCGTGGGACGAGGCACTGACCGAGATCGCCGACCGGCTCGGCAGGATCCGGGCCGAGAGCGGCGCGGAGGCGGTGGCGTTCGGCGTCACTACGCCGAGCGGCACGCCAATGGTCGACAGCTTTGAGTGGGTCGAGCGCTTCATCCGCGGCTTCGGCAGTCCCAACCTGATCTACGCGGTCGAGATCTGCGGCTGGCACAAGGACTACGCGCACGCGCTGACCTTCGGTCGCGGCATCGGCTTTCCTGATTACGACAATGCCGATGCGATCATCCTGTGGGGCCACAATCCCGCGCGCACCTGGCTCGCCCAGGCAACACGGATCGCCGACGCGCGGCGGCGCGGCGCCAAGGTCGTCGTCGTCGATCCCAAACCGAACGGCTCGGGTCAGCAGGCCGATCTCTGGCTGCGGATTCGACCCGGCGCCGATGGCGCACTTGCGATGGGGGCGATCCGTCATCTCATCGCGACCGGCAGCTTCGATGCGGATTTCGTCGATGCATGGACCAATGGATCGCTGCTGGTCGATCGCGCGACCGGGCGCTTCCTGCGCGCCGACGCGCTATGGCCGGATGGCGCACCTGAGGCCTTCGTTCGTCTCGATGCACAGGGCTCGCCGGCGCCTTGCGACACCCGTTACGCACCGGAGCGCGGCGGCCAGCTGCGCGGCGCGCTGTCGATCCGTGCGCGCGACGGCCGGACGATATCGGCGGCAACCGCGTTCGAATTGCTGACCGAGCGCGCCGCGCCCTATACGCCGGCGCGCGTGGCGGAACTGACCTGGCTGCGTGTCGAGGACATCGACGCCTTCAATGCGCTGCTCGCCGCCCGGCCGCGGCTTGCCTATCATTCCTGGACCGGCGTCGGCCAGCACACCAACGCCACCGCGATCGAGCGCGCGATTGCGTCGCTTTATGCGCTGACCGGCGCGTGCGATCGGCCCGGCGGCAACCGCTGGCCGGTGCCGCCGCCGACACGCCCCCTCAACGACTACAACATCCTCCCGCCGGAGCAGCAGGCCAAGGCGCTCGGCCTTGCCGAACTGCCGCTCGGCCCGCCGGCGAAGGGCTGGATCACGGCGCGCGATTTCAGCCGCGCCGTGCTCGAGGGCGAGCCTTACCGGGTGCGCGCACTGGTCGCCTTCGGCACTAACTTCGTCGTGTCGCAGGGCCATTCGGAGCGCAATCGCGCGGCGCTGAACGCGCTGGAATTCCAGGTTCATGTCGACATGTTCATGAACCCGACCGCGGAGAGCGCCGATTTCGTGCTGCCGGCCAGCACGCCGTGGGAACGCGACGCGCTCAAGATCGGGTTCGAGATCACGCAGCAAGCTGTCGAGACCGTGCAGTTTCGTCCGCGCATGGTCAAGCCGATCGGTGAAGTGAAGGCCGATTACGAGATCGCCGCCGCACTCGCGCTCAAGCTCGGCATGGGGAACTTGTTCTTCGGCGGCGACATCAAGGCCGGCTGGAATTATCAGCTGGCACCGCTCGGCATCGATGTCGAGGATCTGCGCGAACATCCTGAAGGACGCCGCTTCCCGCAGGTCTTTCGCGATGAAAAATACGCCATCACGCGCGAGGACGGAACGGCGGCGGGCTTTGCGACGCCGACACGCCGTGTCGAGATCTATTCGGAGCTGATGCTGGGACACGGGCATGACCCATTGCCCGATCATGTCGAACCGGTCGGCAGCCCGCTCACGACAGCGGCGGACGAACGCTTTCCGCTCGTACTCTCCACCGCCAAGAGCGGCTGGTTCATTCACTCCTCCTGGCGGCACGTCGCCTCGCTGCGGCGCAAGTCGCCCGATCCGGCTGTCGAGATCAGCCCGCAACTCGCCGAGCGGCGCGGACTTGTGGAAGGCGACTGGGCCGTGGTGGAAACACAAGGCGGTGCCGTGCGCTTGAAGGTACGCCTCAATGCGGCGCTCGACGCGCGGGTCGTCGTCGCCGAATTCGGCTGGTGGGAAGATTGTCCGCCGCTCGGCCGCGATCGTTCCGCGACATCAGGTATCCTCACGCACAACATCAACGCGGTGCTGCACGACGATGCGCGCGATCCAGTCAGCGGCTCCGTTCCGCTGCGTGCGATTGTCTGCGATATCAGGCGGGACGACGTGGCCAGCCGCGGCGTCTGGAGCGGCCAGCGGCGGTTCGTGGTCGGCGAGCGCATGGCCGAGGCCGATAACGTCATCGCCCTCAGCCTGCGGCCGCTTGACGGCGGTCCGCTGCCCGATTTCCTGCCGGGGCAACATGTGATGACCGCATTGCCCGGCGCAACCGAGGCGCGGGCCTATTCGCTGACCGGATCGGGCAACCTGCCGCAAGCGCTGTCGATCGCAGTGAAGGGACGTTTCCTCAATGAGGCGCGGGGCGGCGATGCACCGTTCTTCATGCCGGATCGGCTGCATGGTCTCGCTGTTGGAGACGAGGTTCTGCTGGAGCCGCCGGGCGGCATTTTCACGCCGCCATTGAAGGGGCCGCGGCCGCTGGTCTTCCTCGCTGCCGGCATCGGCATCACGCCGTTCATCAGCCATCTCGAGACGCTGCAACAGGTGGCGCAACAGGACCGCGTTGCCGAGGTCCTGCTGCTGCACGGCTGCCGCAGCAGCCGCGAGCATCCGTTCGCGCAGCGGCTCGCCGAGCTGGAAGCTTACACGCCGGAGCTGACGCGAATGACGTTCTATTCGGCCCCGCTCGCGCAAGACCCGGTCGACGCGCATTCGCTGCGCAAGGGGCGGGTCGATCTCGAACAAGTCAAGCCGCTCTTGGCGCGCCGGCCGCTGGTCTACATCTGCGGCTCGCCGGACTTCGTTACGGCCCAGATCGAGGCCGCGGTGGTGCTTGGTATCCCGCGGTTCGACATTTTCGCCGAAAGCTTCGTGTCGCCGCCGTCGGTACCGAGCGACCTTGCGCCACGAACCATCCGGCTTGCGGGCAGCAAGCAGAGTTTTTCGTGGGGACCGGAGCAGGGGACGCTGCTCGACGCCGCAAGTGCGGCAGGCGTTGCGCTGCCGAGCGGCTGCCGTGTCGGGCAATGCGAAAGCTGCGCGGTCGAGGTCGTCGATGGGGAGTTCACCCATCTCGGCCCAGTCGATGCGAGCGAGGGCCAGTGCCTCACCTGCCAGGCCGTGCCGCTCACCGATCTCACGCTCGCGCTTTGA
- a CDS encoding GntR family transcriptional regulator has protein sequence MDQNLREQVLQRVRAEIISGQSLPGTMYSVPSLAASLGVSSTPVREALLELSRGGLVEPMRNRGFKVVEPSLTELRNLFDMREVLELHAAVLVAANPPKDLPAVRGWADQIAKAVETDDVQLYLEADRNYHREFIAAAGNELLTDMVMGLRDKMRLYGISSRAGLERQQASVPEHYRLIELALAGETEALPTLLRSHIRSWEPIFVDALMRSKEYAREPLRQARG, from the coding sequence ATGGACCAGAATTTGCGCGAACAGGTGCTGCAGCGGGTGCGCGCCGAGATCATCTCCGGGCAGAGCCTTCCCGGCACGATGTATTCGGTGCCGTCACTCGCGGCGAGCCTCGGCGTCTCCTCGACGCCGGTGCGCGAAGCGCTGCTCGAGCTCAGCCGCGGCGGCCTGGTCGAGCCGATGCGCAACCGCGGCTTCAAGGTCGTGGAGCCGTCGCTGACCGAGTTGCGCAATTTGTTCGACATGCGCGAGGTGCTGGAGCTGCACGCCGCCGTGCTGGTCGCCGCCAATCCTCCAAAGGATCTACCGGCCGTGCGCGGCTGGGCCGACCAGATCGCGAAGGCCGTCGAGACCGACGACGTCCAACTCTATCTCGAAGCCGACCGCAACTATCATCGCGAGTTCATCGCAGCCGCCGGCAACGAGCTCTTGACCGACATGGTGATGGGCCTGCGCGACAAGATGCGGCTCTATGGCATCAGCTCACGCGCCGGTCTCGAGCGGCAGCAGGCCTCGGTGCCCGAGCACTACCGGCTGATCGAGCTCGCGCTCGCCGGCGAGACCGAGGCGCTGCCGACCCTGCTTCGCAGCCACATCCGCTCCTGGGAGCCGATCTTCGTCGACGCATTGATGCGCTCGAAGGAATATGCGCGCGAGCCGCTGCGGCAGGCGCGCGGGTAA
- a CDS encoding acyl-CoA dehydrogenase family protein has product MRSFTENQVIFRDSYRKFLASEITPHMEAWREAGIVDRSAFKKAGDLGFLMIWPEEKYGGMGDEDFRYEQIIIEETARSGCKGWFNTLHSRLVGSYFKRFGTEEQRDRFLPKCVSGETILAIAMTEPGAGSDLAGMRTTAEDKGDHFLLNGSKTYISNGINSDVVIVAARLAGAEKKHAMVLVIVERGMEGFERGRNLKKMGMPAQDTAELFFQNVKVPKANVLGEPGRGFYYLMEGLAEERLISAVGSIANGRKAFDITRAYVMDRKLFGRPLAEQQNTQFRMAEMDAEIDLVQVYVDHCVAEHNAGRLTSNMGAKAKMMSSEVEWKMLDLGVQLHGGAGYMDEYPISRMFTDARVNRILAGSSEVMRLIIGRDVFSEHYKSILD; this is encoded by the coding sequence ATGCGCAGCTTTACCGAAAACCAGGTCATCTTCCGCGACTCCTATCGCAAGTTCCTCGCCAGCGAGATCACGCCCCATATGGAAGCGTGGCGGGAGGCCGGCATCGTCGACCGCAGCGCGTTCAAGAAGGCCGGCGATCTCGGCTTCCTGATGATCTGGCCCGAGGAGAAATACGGCGGGATGGGCGATGAGGACTTCCGCTATGAGCAGATCATCATCGAGGAGACCGCGCGCTCCGGCTGCAAGGGCTGGTTCAACACGCTGCACAGCCGCCTGGTCGGCTCCTATTTCAAGCGCTTCGGCACCGAAGAGCAGCGCGACCGCTTCCTCCCGAAATGCGTCAGCGGCGAGACCATCCTGGCGATCGCGATGACCGAGCCCGGCGCCGGCTCGGACCTCGCAGGCATGCGGACGACGGCGGAAGACAAGGGCGATCATTTCCTGCTCAACGGCTCGAAGACTTACATCTCCAACGGCATCAATTCCGACGTGGTGATCGTGGCCGCCAGGCTCGCAGGCGCCGAGAAGAAGCACGCGATGGTGCTCGTGATCGTCGAGCGCGGCATGGAGGGCTTCGAGCGCGGCCGAAATCTCAAGAAGATGGGCATGCCGGCGCAGGACACCGCCGAACTGTTCTTCCAGAACGTCAAGGTGCCCAAGGCCAACGTGCTGGGAGAGCCGGGCAGGGGCTTCTACTACCTCATGGAAGGCCTTGCCGAGGAGCGGCTGATCTCCGCGGTCGGATCGATCGCTAACGGCCGCAAGGCGTTCGACATCACGCGCGCCTACGTGATGGATCGCAAGCTGTTCGGCAGGCCGCTCGCCGAACAGCAGAATACCCAGTTCCGCATGGCGGAGATGGATGCCGAAATCGACCTCGTGCAGGTCTATGTCGATCACTGCGTGGCCGAGCACAATGCCGGACGCCTGACCAGCAATATGGGCGCCAAGGCCAAGATGATGTCGTCGGAAGTCGAGTGGAAGATGCTCGACCTCGGCGTGCAACTGCACGGCGGCGCGGGCTACATGGATGAATATCCGATCAGCCGCATGTTCACCGATGCGCGTGTCAATCGGATCCTGGCGGGAAGCTCCGAGGTGATGCGGCTGATCATCGGCCGCGATGTCTTCTCGGAGCACTACAAGAGCATTCTGGACTAG
- a CDS encoding crotonase/enoyl-CoA hydratase family protein yields MSEETPVLTEVRGPILIITLNRPEAKNAANLALSKGVAAAIDRLDADDALSVGIITGAGGTFCSGMDLKGFLKGERPSIPGRGFAGLTEAPPKKPLIAAVDGYALAGGMEIALSCDMIVANRNAKFGIPEVKRGLAAAAGGLIRMPRQMPFRVAMEFALTGEFFGAQRAYELGIINRVTDGPALDAALELAAAIGANGPLAVKASKQVIVESRLWPEDQMWKKQQEIVAPVFVSEDAREGAAAFAEKRAPNWKGK; encoded by the coding sequence ATGTCCGAAGAAACTCCGGTCCTCACTGAAGTCCGCGGACCTATCCTGATCATCACGCTGAACCGGCCGGAAGCCAAGAACGCGGCCAACCTCGCCCTCTCCAAGGGCGTGGCCGCGGCGATCGACCGGCTCGACGCCGACGATGCCCTCAGCGTCGGCATCATCACCGGCGCCGGCGGCACATTCTGCTCGGGAATGGACCTCAAGGGGTTCCTGAAGGGCGAGCGGCCCTCCATCCCGGGCCGTGGCTTCGCCGGACTCACCGAGGCGCCGCCGAAGAAGCCGCTGATCGCGGCCGTCGACGGCTACGCGCTCGCCGGCGGGATGGAGATCGCGCTGTCGTGCGACATGATCGTCGCGAACCGCAACGCCAAGTTCGGGATTCCCGAGGTGAAGCGCGGGCTGGCTGCTGCGGCTGGCGGGCTGATCCGGATGCCGCGCCAGATGCCGTTCCGCGTGGCGATGGAGTTCGCGTTGACGGGCGAGTTCTTCGGCGCACAGCGCGCCTACGAGCTCGGCATCATCAATCGCGTGACCGATGGCCCGGCGCTCGACGCCGCGCTCGAGCTTGCCGCCGCGATCGGTGCCAATGGCCCGCTTGCCGTCAAGGCATCCAAGCAGGTGATCGTGGAATCCCGGCTCTGGCCGGAAGACCAGATGTGGAAGAAGCAGCAGGAGATCGTCGCTCCCGTCTTCGTATCCGAAGATGCCCGCGAGGGTGCGGCGGCCTTTGCAGAAAAACGCGCGCCGAACTGGAAGGGCAAGTAA
- a CDS encoding SDR family NAD(P)-dependent oxidoreductase, with protein MKLDSSVAAVVTGGASGLGAATSRALAAQGVKVAIFDFNEEKGEAIAKEIGGVFCKVDVTSDEQVDAGFAKARAAHGQERILVNCAGTGNAVKTAGRDKKTGEPTHFPIDAFNRIIQINLVGTFRCIAKSAQGMLSLTPLEHGERGAVVNTASVAAEDGQMGQAAYSASKAGVVGMTLPIARDLMAEGIRVNTILPGIFNTPLLQGAPENVKAALSASVPFPKRLGMPEEYAQLALTMITNGYFNGEDVRLDGAIRMAPR; from the coding sequence ATGAAACTCGATTCATCGGTCGCCGCCGTCGTCACCGGCGGCGCTTCCGGCCTCGGCGCAGCCACCTCGCGGGCGCTGGCTGCACAAGGCGTGAAAGTCGCGATCTTCGACTTCAACGAAGAGAAGGGTGAAGCCATCGCCAAGGAAATCGGCGGCGTGTTCTGCAAGGTCGATGTCACCTCCGACGAGCAGGTCGATGCGGGCTTCGCCAAGGCCCGCGCAGCCCACGGCCAGGAGCGCATCCTGGTGAACTGCGCCGGCACCGGCAACGCGGTGAAGACCGCCGGCCGGGACAAGAAGACCGGTGAACCCACCCACTTCCCGATCGACGCCTTCAACCGCATCATCCAGATCAACCTCGTCGGCACCTTCCGCTGCATCGCCAAGTCGGCGCAGGGCATGCTGTCGCTGACCCCGCTGGAGCACGGTGAGCGCGGTGCTGTCGTCAACACCGCGTCCGTCGCGGCCGAGGACGGCCAGATGGGACAGGCGGCTTATTCGGCCTCGAAGGCCGGCGTCGTCGGCATGACCCTGCCGATCGCGCGCGACCTGATGGCCGAAGGCATCCGCGTCAACACCATCCTGCCGGGCATCTTCAACACGCCGCTGCTGCAGGGCGCCCCGGAGAACGTCAAGGCCGCGCTCAGCGCGTCGGTGCCGTTCCCGAAGCGTCTTGGCATGCCGGAGGAATATGCCCAGCTGGCGCTGACCATGATCACCAACGGCTACTTCAACGGTGAAGACGTCCGCCTCGATGGCGCGATTCGCATGGCTCCGCGCTAA
- a CDS encoding acetyl-CoA C-acetyltransferase: MSEAYIIDAVRTPRGIGKPGKGALSHLHPQQLAATVLGALKERNKLDTSTVDDIIWSTSTQEGKQGGDLGRMSALAAGYDINASGTTLDRFCGGGITSVNLAAASVMSGMEDCVIAGGTEMMSYQQTLAAERSKAGQPARMMGSGNPALDEIHPQSHQGVCGDAIATREGISREACDALALVSQQRAKRAIDEGRFAKSVIPVLNDDGSVALNREEFPRPETTAEGLASLKPSFEQLSDFDLGNGVTFKKQIQRRYPGLEWKGVHHAGNSSGVVDGAAAVLITSKQYAEKHGLKPRGRIVAYANQGDDPTLMLNAPVPAAKKVLAKAGLTKDDIDVWEINEAFAVVAEKFIRDLELDREKVNINGGSIALGHPIGATGSILIGTALDELERSGGRYGLVTMCAAGGMAPAIIIERI; the protein is encoded by the coding sequence ATGTCTGAAGCATACATCATTGACGCGGTCCGCACGCCGCGCGGCATCGGCAAGCCGGGCAAGGGTGCGCTGTCGCATCTGCATCCGCAGCAACTGGCCGCAACCGTGCTCGGCGCGCTCAAGGAGCGCAACAAGCTCGATACGTCGACCGTCGATGACATCATCTGGTCGACCTCGACCCAGGAAGGCAAGCAGGGCGGCGATCTCGGACGCATGTCGGCGCTCGCCGCCGGCTACGACATCAACGCCAGCGGCACGACGCTGGATCGCTTCTGCGGCGGCGGCATCACCTCGGTGAACCTCGCGGCAGCCTCGGTGATGTCGGGGATGGAGGATTGCGTCATCGCCGGTGGTACCGAGATGATGAGCTATCAGCAGACCCTCGCAGCCGAGCGCTCCAAGGCAGGGCAGCCGGCGCGAATGATGGGTTCGGGCAATCCGGCGCTTGACGAGATTCACCCGCAGTCGCACCAGGGCGTATGCGGCGACGCCATCGCCACGCGTGAGGGGATCAGCCGGGAGGCCTGCGATGCTCTGGCGCTGGTCAGCCAGCAGCGCGCCAAGCGGGCGATCGATGAAGGCCGCTTCGCCAAGTCGGTGATCCCCGTCCTCAACGACGACGGCAGCGTCGCCCTCAACCGCGAAGAATTCCCGCGCCCCGAGACCACGGCCGAAGGCCTTGCTTCGCTGAAGCCGAGCTTCGAGCAGCTTTCCGATTTCGACCTCGGCAACGGCGTGACGTTCAAGAAGCAGATCCAGCGCCGCTATCCCGGCCTCGAGTGGAAGGGCGTGCATCATGCCGGCAACAGCTCGGGCGTGGTGGACGGCGCCGCCGCGGTCCTGATCACGTCGAAGCAATATGCCGAGAAGCACGGCCTCAAGCCGCGCGGCCGGATCGTGGCTTACGCCAATCAGGGTGACGATCCGACGCTGATGCTCAACGCGCCGGTTCCGGCGGCCAAGAAGGTTCTCGCCAAGGCCGGCCTGACCAAGGACGACATCGATGTCTGGGAGATCAACGAGGCCTTCGCGGTCGTCGCCGAGAAGTTCATCCGCGACCTTGAGCTGGATCGCGAGAAGGTCAACATCAACGGCGGCTCGATCGCGCTCGGCCATCCGATCGGCGCGACCGGATCGATCCTGATCGGCACGGCGCTCGACGAGCTCGAGCGCAGCGGCGGACGTTATGGTCTCGTCACCATGTGTGCCGCCGGCGGCATGGCACCGGCCATCATCATCGAACGCATCTGA
- a CDS encoding MetQ/NlpA family ABC transporter substrate-binding protein — MKTLLRLAHAAGVLLALTASAVADEPLKIATSAGPVGQLAAFAAKLAKDKGQDVKVIELSDWVALNEVVNSGDVDANLFQHGTYLAIQNKQRGFNLVQVDKVGVIAPVGLFSKKIKSLDEIKSGDSVAIPNEPLNGARGLILLERAGLIKLTPGKGFAVSRFDIIENPKNLKIVELDPAQTYRSLDDVTLALVNITYLIPAGGDPKSALLIDRTVDDGLVLRFTARPDKKDDPRLKAFIQVFDSPEVKKFIEDKLPAFIPAGFSS; from the coding sequence TGCCCTGACGGCGAGCGCCGTCGCCGACGAACCTCTCAAGATCGCGACCAGCGCCGGTCCGGTCGGCCAACTCGCGGCGTTCGCCGCCAAACTGGCCAAGGACAAAGGGCAGGACGTCAAGGTCATCGAGCTGTCCGATTGGGTCGCCTTGAACGAGGTGGTCAACAGCGGCGACGTCGACGCCAACCTGTTCCAGCACGGAACTTATCTTGCGATTCAGAACAAGCAGCGCGGTTTCAATCTGGTCCAGGTCGACAAGGTCGGCGTGATCGCACCGGTCGGGCTGTTCTCGAAGAAGATCAAGTCGCTCGACGAGATCAAATCCGGCGACAGCGTCGCGATCCCGAACGAGCCGCTCAACGGCGCACGTGGATTGATCCTGCTCGAGCGGGCCGGCCTGATCAAGCTGACGCCGGGCAAGGGCTTCGCGGTGAGCCGGTTCGACATCATCGAGAACCCCAAGAATCTGAAGATCGTCGAGCTCGATCCTGCGCAGACCTATCGCTCGCTCGACGACGTCACGCTCGCACTCGTCAACATCACCTACTTGATCCCCGCGGGCGGCGATCCGAAATCGGCGCTGCTGATCGATCGCACGGTGGATGACGGGCTGGTGCTGCGCTTCACGGCGCGGCCGGACAAGAAGGATGATCCGCGCCTCAAGGCCTTCATCCAGGTCTTCGACTCGCCCGAGGTGAAGAAATTCATCGAGGACAAGCTGCCGGCCTTCATTCCGGCCGGCTTCAGCAGCTAA